One window of the Perca flavescens isolate YP-PL-M2 chromosome 5, PFLA_1.0, whole genome shotgun sequence genome contains the following:
- the fam47e gene encoding protein FAM47E — protein METKNTRPIFPWYKERLQTKYHKAPANKMSLIGSCCRFVNVSLDDFSDCSSVLSGDQRGVSPVIFHDTPNQNSSQRHKKCSSKEHACFSKQMIQKQIRREYVAAVEEKLKQHPLAMYLHYKDHMTPDLFDKVLSVLDPDMSVISASALPTLTGDDVEEEDEENCTEPSQEEVNRAKHRTSADKTSTNGQNPSPRNPYIVKMNGNCIKKGQQVNQLSIHKDMNVAAKPFSRQFVSPDEETNVTESPILGLSDSSSPTFPI, from the exons ATGGAAACAAAAAACACGCGGCCCATTTTCCCTTG GTACAAGGAGAGGTTGCAGACCAAGTATCATAAAGCCCCAGCAAACAAGATGTCCTTGATCGGTAGTTGTTGCCGTTTTGTAAACGTGAGCCTCGATGACTTCAGTGACTGCTCGTCAGTCTTATCCGGGGACCAGAGAGGTGTCTCACCAGTTATTTTTCATGACACTCCAAACCAGAACTCCAGTCAAAGGCATAAAAAGTGCTCCTCTAAAGAACATGCTTGCTTTTCAAAGCAGATGATCCAAAAGCAGATTCGCAGAGAATATGTGGCTGCTGTGGAGGAAAAACTCAAACAGCATCCTCTGGCTATGTACCTGCACTATAAGGATCATATGACCCCAGAT CTATTTGATAAGGTGTTATCCGTCTTGGACCCAGACATGAGCGTTATCAGTGCCTCTGCACTTCCTACGCTTACAGGAGATGatgtggaggaggaagatgaggaaaACTGTACAGAGCCAAGTCAGGAAGAAGTGAACAGAGCAAAACACAGAACTTCTGCTGATAAAAC cagtaCTAATGGCCAAAATCCAAGTCCAAGAAACCCCTATATtgtaaaaatgaatggaaattgTATCAAGAAAGGCCAACAAGTGAATCAACTGAGCATCCATAAAGACATGAACGTAGCCGCCAAACCTTTCAGCAGACAGTTTGTCTCTCCG GACGAAGAGACAAATGTTACGGAATCTCCAATACTGGGCCTTTCAGACTCTTCATCTCCAACTTTCCCCATTTAA